The following proteins are co-located in the Triticum aestivum cultivar Chinese Spring chromosome 1A, IWGSC CS RefSeq v2.1, whole genome shotgun sequence genome:
- the LOC123045978 gene encoding 30S ribosomal protein S7, chloroplastic-like, giving the protein MLMSRRGTAEKRTAKSDPIFRNRLVNMVVNHIMKDGKKSLAYQILYRAMKKIQQKTETNPLLVLRQAIRRVTPNIGVKTTRNKKGSTRKVPIEIGSKQGRALAIRWLLEASQKRPGRNMAFKLSSELVDAAKGSGGAIRKKEATHRMAEANRALAHFR; this is encoded by the coding sequence ATGCTCATGTCACGTCGAGGTACTGCAGAAAAAAGAACTGCAAAATCCGATCCAATTTTTCGTAATCGATTAGTTAACATGGTGGTTAACCATATTATGAAAGACGGCAAAAAATCATTGGCTTATCAAATTCTCTATCGAGCCATGAAAAAGATTCAACAAAAGACAGAAACAAATCCACTATTGGTTTTACGTCAAGCaatacgtagagtaactcccaatatAGGAGTAAAAACAACACGTAATAAAAAAGGATCGACGCGGAAAGTTCCGATTGAAATAGGATCtaaacaaggaagagcacttgcCATTCGTTGGTTATTAGAAGCATCCCAAAAGCGTCCGGGTCGAAATATGGCTTTCAAATTAAGTTCCGAATTAGTAGATGCTGCCAAAGGGAGTGGGGGTGCCATACGCAAAAAGGAAGCGACTCATAGAATGGCAGAGGCAAATAGAGCTCTTGCACATTTTCGTTAA